From Arthrobacter sp. FW306-2-2C-D06B, a single genomic window includes:
- a CDS encoding endonuclease domain-containing protein, with amino-acid sequence MRSPGPLPETLRGRSFTLSEQRAAGVSDNRAWNKDLRVASRGVGVPWGAAQELAHTARLLTGISPGTVCCGPTAAILWRCPLPFDLERQPLVHLLRWDGGNRPVRKGVAGRRVALGAADRQALDGVPVTSPARTWLDLAALLPLDDLVAAADHFICTQSRSFGHNRAALCSLEDLRSQVEGNPGIRGRRNALLALELARVGADSVPETKLRLAIGRRGLPEPVLRFVVRDSAGWELAWPDLAFPRYKVAVNYDGSHHLTATQKESDIRRDESIAAIGWTSVTITARHVKAWGFDGVVHRVRDALARAGWASET; translated from the coding sequence ATGCGCAGTCCCGGGCCTCTTCCTGAAACCCTCAGGGGCCGCTCGTTCACGCTCTCCGAGCAACGCGCTGCCGGGGTTTCGGACAACCGGGCATGGAATAAGGATCTTCGCGTGGCCAGCCGCGGAGTCGGTGTTCCGTGGGGCGCCGCCCAGGAACTTGCCCACACCGCACGCCTGCTGACCGGCATCTCACCGGGAACAGTCTGTTGCGGCCCGACGGCGGCAATCCTGTGGCGTTGTCCCCTCCCTTTTGACCTCGAACGCCAGCCGTTGGTGCATTTGCTGCGGTGGGACGGCGGGAACCGGCCAGTTCGCAAGGGGGTCGCCGGGCGCAGGGTAGCTTTGGGGGCCGCCGACCGTCAGGCACTTGACGGAGTCCCCGTGACGAGTCCTGCCCGGACGTGGCTCGATTTGGCGGCATTGCTGCCCCTCGACGATCTCGTGGCCGCTGCCGACCACTTCATCTGCACTCAGTCCCGCAGTTTCGGCCACAACCGGGCCGCGCTTTGTTCCCTTGAGGATTTGCGTTCGCAGGTGGAGGGAAACCCGGGCATCCGTGGACGCAGGAACGCCCTGCTGGCGCTGGAACTCGCGAGGGTTGGGGCCGACTCCGTACCGGAAACCAAGCTCCGTCTTGCCATCGGCCGGCGGGGATTGCCGGAACCTGTATTGCGCTTTGTCGTCCGGGATTCAGCCGGCTGGGAGCTGGCATGGCCGGACTTGGCCTTCCCCCGGTACAAAGTTGCCGTCAATTACGACGGCAGCCACCACCTGACTGCCACGCAGAAGGAATCGGACATTCGCCGTGACGAATCCATCGCCGCGATCGGCTGGACCTCAGTGACCATTACGGCACGGCACGTGAAGGCGTGGGGGTTCGACGGCGTCGTGCACCGCGTGCGCGATGCCCTTGCCCGCGCCGGTTGGGCCAGCGAGACGTGA
- the dcd gene encoding dCTP deaminase, which translates to MLISDRDIRAEIDSRRIVLEPYDPAMVQPSSVDVRIDRFFRLFDNHKYAHIDPSEEQPELTRLVEVEGDEPFILHPGEFVLGSTYETVSLPDDVAARLEGKSSLGRLGLLTHSTAGFIDPGFSGHVTLELSNVATLPIKLWPGMKIGQLCFFRLSSAAEHPYGSGGYGNRYQGQRGPTASRSHLNFHRTAV; encoded by the coding sequence GTGCTGATCTCTGACCGCGACATACGTGCCGAAATCGACTCCCGACGTATCGTCTTGGAGCCCTACGACCCCGCGATGGTTCAGCCGTCCTCGGTGGATGTGAGGATCGACCGCTTCTTCCGGCTGTTCGACAACCACAAATACGCGCACATCGACCCCTCCGAGGAGCAGCCTGAGCTGACTCGGCTGGTTGAGGTCGAGGGTGATGAGCCTTTCATCCTGCACCCGGGCGAGTTTGTGCTCGGTTCAACATACGAAACCGTGAGCCTGCCGGACGACGTCGCCGCACGACTCGAAGGAAAGTCTTCGCTGGGGCGCCTCGGCTTGTTGACGCACTCCACGGCCGGCTTCATTGATCCCGGGTTCTCGGGCCATGTGACGCTTGAACTCTCCAACGTTGCGACGCTGCCCATCAAGTTGTGGCCCGGCATGAAGATCGGCCAGCTGTGCTTCTTCCGGCTCTCGTCGGCCGCTGAGCATCCCTATGGTTCCGGCGGCTACGGCAACCGTTACCAGGGCCAGCGCGGCCCCACCGCGAGCCGCAGCCACCTGAATTTCCACCGGACGGCTGTTTAG
- a CDS encoding CAP domain-containing protein produces the protein MRRIAVPVAVLVACLLTVMAPASGPLAVPVPLAGTAAAAPSTSSTTAGAESTTTASAPPSGSSLPQAAPAPGSSSATPAPPGAAAAPATATAGAGTSSTVPAGTSPAQGSPVVEPGKGTSPQAVAGPPPLPSIPPASGPDPLPGTAAGGATLPAPAPTKSSPAAVPLVSTQALVNDDNSAQVLAVFNAINAYRTSLGLNPVKYNPTVSTLSQDWSNNIASRQVIEHRSNFWTDPRALNPNNGAGEIIAVRWDRNAAQLVEWWKSSPAHDALLRDPRFNVIGVGITFTDGNYLTTPNSYTMWGVVNLFGYTTLPAGTVNSPGAGTAPPQLPPPTVCDPIAKHQPPTLDLSTAAIRSAGDLVAVDPSGNLRDYPALGNGTFGPARTVGTGFAGAKEVMTTDWDRDGVTDVLVQMLDGRLLLYPGAVSGGFKAPVTLGGSGWQSMTMAVGIWCGNNRLPQILATDSSGALYLYRNLGLTALVGRTQVGSGVSAIRLSMVDYDADGFQDLLAVEANGNLRLYRGSGLTAPRAEAHLVVGTAWTDYSGLRSLKGVTGLNTTGIAGLLSDGTIEYWDLTAGRLTTPSTPITGLGGLKLAQ, from the coding sequence TTGAGACGAATTGCGGTGCCCGTCGCCGTGCTGGTGGCATGCCTTCTCACGGTGATGGCCCCTGCCTCTGGCCCGCTCGCCGTTCCGGTTCCGCTCGCGGGAACTGCCGCCGCCGCGCCTTCCACCTCAAGCACCACCGCAGGCGCTGAAAGTACGACGACGGCGTCCGCACCGCCGTCGGGATCTAGCCTTCCGCAGGCCGCACCCGCGCCGGGGTCATCATCGGCCACCCCCGCACCACCAGGAGCTGCAGCCGCCCCTGCTACAGCCACGGCTGGCGCAGGCACCTCCTCAACCGTCCCAGCGGGGACCTCCCCTGCGCAGGGGAGCCCCGTCGTCGAGCCCGGCAAAGGCACCTCACCCCAGGCAGTGGCCGGCCCGCCCCCGCTGCCCTCCATCCCGCCGGCATCCGGCCCGGACCCGCTCCCCGGGACCGCGGCAGGGGGCGCCACCCTGCCGGCTCCAGCCCCGACGAAGTCCTCCCCCGCAGCTGTGCCGCTGGTCTCGACGCAAGCATTGGTCAACGACGATAATTCCGCCCAGGTGCTGGCCGTGTTCAACGCCATCAATGCCTACAGGACGTCGCTCGGCTTGAATCCGGTGAAGTACAACCCCACCGTGTCAACTCTTTCGCAGGACTGGTCCAACAACATCGCCAGCCGCCAAGTGATTGAACACCGCAGCAACTTCTGGACCGACCCCAGGGCCTTGAACCCCAACAACGGGGCAGGCGAGATCATCGCGGTCCGCTGGGATCGGAATGCCGCCCAGCTTGTCGAATGGTGGAAAAGCTCACCCGCCCACGATGCGCTCCTGCGGGATCCCCGTTTCAACGTGATCGGCGTTGGAATCACGTTCACCGACGGCAACTACCTGACCACGCCCAACAGCTACACGATGTGGGGCGTCGTCAATCTCTTCGGCTATACGACGCTCCCCGCCGGCACAGTCAACAGCCCGGGCGCCGGCACGGCCCCTCCCCAGCTTCCGCCCCCGACCGTCTGCGACCCCATCGCGAAGCACCAGCCGCCCACGCTGGACCTCAGCACCGCAGCCATCCGCAGCGCCGGTGACCTCGTCGCCGTCGACCCCTCCGGCAACTTGAGGGACTACCCGGCACTCGGCAACGGTACGTTCGGTCCCGCGCGGACGGTCGGTACCGGTTTCGCCGGGGCGAAGGAAGTGATGACCACCGATTGGGACCGCGACGGTGTGACCGACGTCTTGGTCCAAATGCTGGACGGCAGGCTCCTGCTCTACCCCGGAGCGGTGAGCGGAGGATTCAAGGCGCCGGTGACGTTGGGCGGATCGGGCTGGCAGTCGATGACCATGGCCGTGGGCATTTGGTGCGGCAACAACCGGCTTCCGCAAATCCTCGCCACTGATTCCAGCGGCGCGCTCTACCTGTACCGGAACCTGGGGCTCACCGCCCTGGTCGGACGGACCCAAGTGGGCTCGGGCGTCAGCGCGATCCGGCTGAGCATGGTGGACTACGACGCCGACGGCTTCCAGGACCTCCTGGCGGTTGAAGCAAACGGGAACCTGCGACTCTACCGCGGCTCCGGGCTCACCGCGCCGAGGGCAGAGGCACATCTGGTGGTCGGAACCGCCTGGACAGACTACTCCGGATTGCGCTCGCTCAAGGGCGTCACGGGCCTCAACACCACCGGAATCGCGGGCCTGCTGAGCGATGGAACGATCGAGTATTGGGACCTGACCGCCGGACGCCTCACGACCCCGAGCACTCCGATAACCGGTTTGGGCGGACTCAAGCTGGCGCAGTAA
- a CDS encoding SRPBCC family protein produces the protein MAFAEHEVLIGRDAMTVYQFLVDGLNNPLWRSGIRSISLRSGHAGEKGAVYQQTLAGPGGRPIAADFQITEARPGAEVRFAVVAGPARPTGGYYLSTEGPNTRLRFALEYHPKGLQKLMNSMIQKTMEDEVVQLEQLKSVIEEQTPEA, from the coding sequence GTGGCATTTGCAGAGCATGAAGTACTCATTGGTCGCGATGCCATGACTGTCTATCAATTCCTGGTGGACGGACTCAACAATCCGCTGTGGCGCAGCGGTATCCGCAGCATTTCGCTCCGTTCGGGACACGCCGGCGAAAAGGGCGCCGTTTATCAGCAGACTTTGGCGGGCCCGGGCGGGCGGCCGATCGCGGCTGATTTCCAAATCACTGAAGCCAGGCCAGGCGCCGAAGTGCGTTTCGCCGTCGTCGCCGGTCCTGCGCGGCCTACAGGCGGCTACTACCTCAGCACCGAGGGGCCCAATACCCGCCTGCGCTTCGCCCTGGAGTACCACCCCAAGGGTCTGCAGAAACTCATGAACAGCATGATCCAGAAGACCATGGAAGACGAAGTGGTCCAGCTGGAGCAGCTCAAGTCGGTCATCGAGGAGCAAACCCCGGAGGCATGA